In a single window of the Pongo abelii isolate AG06213 chromosome 1, NHGRI_mPonAbe1-v2.0_pri, whole genome shotgun sequence genome:
- the ACTRT2 gene encoding actin-related protein T2 translates to MFNPHALDSPAVIFDNGSGLCKAGLSGEFGPRHIVSSIVGYLKFQAPSAGANQKKYFVGEEALYKQEALQLHSPIERGLITGWDDVERLWKHLFEWELGVKSSDQPLLATEPSLNPRENREKMAEVMFENFGVPAFYLSDQAVLALYASACVTGLVVDSGDGVTCTVPIFEGYSLPHAVTKLHVAGRDITELLMRLLLASGHTFPCELDKGLVDDIKKKLCYVALEPEKELSRRPEEVLREYKLPDGSIISLGDPLHQAPEALFAPQQLGSQSPGLSNMVSSSITKCDADIQKILFGEIVLSGGTTLFHGLDDRLLKELEQLASKDTPIKITAPPDRWFSTWIGASIVTSLSSFKQMWVTAADFKEFGTSVVQRRCF, encoded by the coding sequence ATGTTTAATCCGCACGCTTTAGACTCCCCGGCTGTGATTTTTGACAATGGCTCGGGGCTCTGCAAAGCGGGCCTGTCTGGGGAGTTTGGACCCCGGCACATCGTCAGCTCCATCGTGGGGTACCTGAAATTCCAGGCACCCTCAGCAGGGGCCAACCAGAAGAAGTACTTTGTGGGGGAGGAGGCGCTGTACAAGCAGGAGGCCCTGCAGCTGCACTCCCCCATCGAGCGTGGCCTGATCACAGGGTGGGATGATGTGGAGAGGCTCTGGAAGCATCTCTTTGAGTGGGAGCTGGGCGTGAAATCCAGCGACCAGCCCCTGCTCGCGACGGAGCCCTCCCTGAACCCCAGGGAGAACCGCGAGAAAATGGCGGAAGTCATGTTCGAGAACTTCGGCGTGCCCGCTTTCTACCTGTCGGACCAGGCGGTGCTGGCTCTCTACGCCTCGGCCTGTGTCACAGGCCTGGTGGTGGACAGCGGGGATGGGGTCACCTGCACTGTCCCCATCTTCGAGGGTTACTCCTTGCCCCACGCAGTCACCAAGCTCCACGTGGCGGGCAGGGACATCACAGAGCTCCTCATGCGGCTGCTCCTGGCCAGCGGCCACACCTTCCCCTGCGAGCTGGACAAGGGTCTCGTGGACGACATCAAAAAGAAGCTGTGCTACGTGGCCTTGGAGCCCGAGAAGGAGCTTTCCCGGAGGCCGGAGGAGGTCCTGAGGGAGTACAAGCTTCCCGACGGGAGCATCATCAGCCTCGGGGACCCGCTGCACCAGGCGCCCGAGGCTCTGTTCGCGCCCCAGCAGCTGGGCAGCCAGAGCCCCGGGCTCTCGAATATGGTCTCCAGCAGCATCACCAAGTGTGATGCCGACATCCAGAAGATCCTCTTTGGGGAGATCGTGCTGTCGGGGGGCACTACCCTGTTCCACGGGCTGGATGACCGGCTTCTcaaggagctggagcagctggccTCCAAGGACACCCCCATCAAGATCACGGCTCCCCCGGACCGGTGGTTCTCCACCTGGATTGGAGCCTCCATCGTCACCTCTCTGAGTAGCTTCAAGCAGATGTGGGTCACCGCTGCAGACTTCAAGGAGTTTGGGACCTCCGTGGTGCAGAGAAGATGCTTCTGA